From one Amycolatopsis sp. FDAARGOS 1241 genomic stretch:
- a CDS encoding acetyl-CoA C-acyltransferase, which translates to MTNAVIVDAVRTPSGKGKPGGRLSGVHPADLLSAVLLALVERTGLDPVLIDDVLAGCVGQAGEQSLNIARNAVLGAGLPESVPATTIDRQCGSSQQAAHFAAQGVIAGAYDIVIACGVESMSRVPMGTATLGADAFGPGVAARYPEGLVGQGVSAELIAERWKLDRAALDEFSARSHARAAATAAAGGFDNEIVPIGTADTDETIRAATDVAGLAGLQPAFLNAATSGRFPDFEWKITPGNSSPLTDGASAVLIMSEDAAAALNLRPRARFHSFAVTGSDPLLMLTGIIPATRKVLDRASLALDEIDAYEVNEAFAPVPLAWQYEFGADPDRLNPRGGAIALGHPLGASGTRLLTTLVNHLEATGGRYGLQTMCEGGGMANATIIERI; encoded by the coding sequence ATGACGAACGCGGTGATCGTCGACGCGGTGCGCACCCCGTCGGGCAAAGGAAAACCGGGTGGCCGGCTGTCCGGCGTGCACCCCGCCGACTTGCTGTCCGCGGTCCTGCTGGCGTTGGTCGAACGCACCGGACTGGACCCCGTCCTGATCGACGACGTGCTCGCGGGCTGCGTGGGGCAGGCCGGCGAGCAGTCCCTGAACATCGCGCGCAACGCGGTGCTGGGTGCCGGGCTGCCCGAATCCGTTCCGGCCACCACGATCGACCGGCAGTGCGGGTCGAGCCAGCAGGCCGCGCACTTCGCCGCCCAAGGCGTGATCGCCGGCGCCTACGACATCGTCATCGCCTGCGGTGTCGAGTCGATGAGCCGGGTGCCGATGGGCACCGCGACGCTGGGCGCGGACGCGTTCGGCCCCGGCGTGGCCGCGCGCTATCCCGAGGGGCTGGTCGGCCAGGGCGTTTCCGCGGAGCTCATCGCCGAGCGGTGGAAGCTGGACCGCGCCGCGCTGGACGAGTTCTCCGCCCGTTCGCACGCGCGCGCCGCGGCGACGGCGGCCGCGGGTGGGTTCGACAACGAGATCGTGCCGATCGGTACCGCCGACACGGACGAGACCATCAGGGCCGCCACCGACGTGGCCGGGCTCGCCGGGCTGCAACCGGCCTTCCTGAATGCCGCAACGAGTGGCCGGTTCCCCGACTTCGAGTGGAAGATCACGCCGGGCAACTCGTCTCCGCTGACCGACGGCGCGTCGGCCGTGCTCATCATGAGCGAGGACGCGGCCGCCGCCCTGAACCTGCGTCCGCGCGCCCGCTTCCACAGTTTCGCGGTCACCGGCAGTGACCCGCTGCTCATGCTCACCGGCATCATCCCCGCCACCCGGAAGGTGCTCGACCGAGCCAGTCTGGCGCTGGACGAAATCGACGCCTACGAGGTCAACGAAGCGTTCGCCCCCGTTCCCTTGGCCTGGCAGTACGAGTTCGGCGCCGACCCCGACCGGCTGAACCCGCGAGGCGGCGCGATCGCGCTCGGCCACCCGCTCGGCGCCTCCGGGACCCGCTTGCTGACCACCCTCGTCAACCACCTCGAAGCGACCGGCGGCCGGTACGGCCTGCAGACCATGTGCGAGGGCGGCGGCATGGCCAACGCCACGATCATCGAGCGCATCTAG
- a CDS encoding acetyl-CoA hydrolase/transferase family protein has translation MSVPEILTHVRPGDTIAVEQVLGEPTVLVDEVLRHAGALPGARLFVGMSVTDVLTRVPAGIGLVSTVGMAANTQLIETGRMRLVPAHMSQLPWLLSEGPVKVDVALVLLSPPDADGWCSLGVTSDYAWHAVSSARVVLAEINDNVPVVPGDTRVHLDQVSYAIRTHRSLPEYRRTDPSGLERVIAANVARYVRDGSCLQIGIGKLSEAVLQAVAGRRDLGVHSGMVGDTMLEMMRDGVITGRAKGVDTGLAVAGSILGSHRALALAAEEKNLRIVSIGQTHDPARIQALSNFVCVNSALEVDLFGQVNSETAGGRYVGATGGGVDFLRSSVRAPGGRSVVALPASTRAGSSRIVPRVETVTALATDVDVITTEHGVAELRGASAGERAARMIAIAAPEHREQLREAAAERGL, from the coding sequence ATGAGCGTTCCCGAGATCCTGACGCACGTGCGTCCCGGTGACACGATCGCCGTCGAGCAGGTGCTCGGCGAGCCCACGGTGCTCGTGGACGAGGTGCTGCGGCACGCCGGCGCGCTGCCCGGAGCGAGGTTGTTCGTGGGCATGAGCGTCACCGACGTGCTGACCCGAGTCCCGGCCGGGATCGGCCTGGTGTCGACGGTCGGCATGGCGGCGAACACCCAGCTGATCGAGACCGGGCGGATGCGGCTCGTGCCCGCGCACATGTCTCAGCTGCCCTGGCTGTTGTCCGAAGGGCCGGTGAAGGTCGACGTCGCACTGGTGCTGCTCAGCCCGCCCGATGCCGACGGGTGGTGCAGCCTGGGCGTCACCTCCGACTACGCGTGGCACGCCGTATCTTCGGCGAGGGTCGTGCTCGCCGAGATCAACGACAACGTCCCGGTGGTGCCCGGCGACACCCGGGTGCACCTCGACCAGGTGTCGTACGCGATCCGCACGCACCGTTCGCTGCCGGAGTACCGCCGCACCGACCCGTCCGGCCTTGAGCGGGTGATCGCCGCCAACGTGGCGCGGTACGTCCGCGACGGGAGCTGTCTGCAGATCGGCATCGGCAAGTTGAGCGAGGCCGTCCTGCAGGCCGTGGCCGGCCGCCGTGACCTCGGCGTCCACTCGGGCATGGTCGGCGACACGATGCTCGAGATGATGCGCGACGGCGTGATCACCGGCCGGGCCAAGGGCGTGGACACGGGGCTGGCCGTGGCCGGCTCGATTCTCGGATCGCACCGCGCGCTGGCGCTCGCGGCCGAGGAGAAGAACCTGCGGATCGTCTCGATCGGACAGACGCATGACCCCGCACGGATCCAGGCGCTGTCGAACTTCGTGTGCGTGAACTCCGCGCTCGAGGTCGACTTGTTCGGGCAGGTCAACAGCGAGACCGCCGGCGGGCGGTACGTCGGGGCGACCGGCGGCGGCGTGGATTTCCTGCGCTCGTCCGTGCGCGCGCCCGGCGGCCGCTCCGTCGTGGCGCTGCCTGCCTCGACGCGCGCGGGTTCCAGCCGGATCGTGCCCCGCGTCGAGACCGTCACCGCGCTGGCGACCGACGTCGACGTGATCACCACGGAGCACGGCGTCGCCGAGCTACGCGGGGCCTCCGCGGGCGAGCGGGCCGCGCGGATGATCGCGATCGCCGCACCCGAACACCGTGAGCAGCTGCGCGAGGCCGCAGCGGAGAGGGGGTTGTAG
- a CDS encoding DoxX family protein: MSVDGYASLVLRLTIGVIMAAHGYNHLWGPGGVGGTARWFAGIGLRPARVHAMTSGVLELAAGLGLLVGFATPLCVAAVVGVSTVAGVAVHRKNGFFVFRDGYEYVLALAFATLALALLGPGAVSLDHVLGLRFTGWWGAGAALLGVVGAGALLAVAWRPNAPEEPSRSDAAAPAEQESR; the protein is encoded by the coding sequence ATGAGCGTGGATGGCTACGCGTCCCTGGTGCTGCGCCTCACGATCGGTGTGATCATGGCGGCGCACGGCTACAACCACCTGTGGGGCCCGGGCGGAGTCGGCGGCACCGCGCGCTGGTTCGCCGGCATCGGCCTGCGACCGGCGCGCGTGCACGCGATGACCAGCGGAGTCCTCGAACTGGCGGCGGGTCTCGGCCTGCTGGTGGGTTTCGCGACTCCGCTGTGCGTGGCCGCCGTCGTCGGCGTGTCGACGGTCGCGGGTGTGGCGGTCCACCGGAAGAACGGCTTCTTCGTCTTCCGGGACGGCTACGAATACGTGCTGGCGCTCGCGTTCGCCACCCTCGCCCTCGCCCTGTTGGGTCCAGGGGCGGTTTCGCTCGACCACGTGCTGGGCTTGCGGTTCACCGGCTGGTGGGGCGCCGGCGCCGCCCTGCTCGGCGTCGTCGGTGCCGGCGCGCTCCTGGCCGTCGCGTGGCGGCCGAACGCGCCCGAAGAGCCCTCCCGTTCGGACGCCGCAGCACCGGCGGAGCAGGAAAGCCGGTAA
- the fdxA gene encoding ferredoxin, with amino-acid sequence MTYVIAQPCTDVMDKSCLEECPVDCIYEGGRALYINPVECVECGACEPVCPVEAVYHKDDLPPEYQPALESNAAFFRLPLAGKAEPLGNPGGAAGVGPVAADSAFVAALPPKAAEQ; translated from the coding sequence ATGACCTACGTGATCGCGCAACCGTGCACCGACGTGATGGACAAGAGCTGCCTCGAGGAATGCCCCGTCGACTGCATCTACGAGGGCGGGCGCGCACTTTACATCAACCCCGTCGAGTGCGTCGAATGCGGCGCCTGCGAGCCCGTGTGCCCCGTGGAAGCCGTTTACCACAAGGACGACCTGCCGCCGGAGTACCAGCCGGCGCTGGAGAGCAACGCAGCCTTCTTCCGGCTTCCTCTGGCGGGCAAGGCGGAGCCGCTCGGCAACCCGGGTGGGGCGGCCGGCGTCGGCCCGGTCGCCGCCGACAGCGCGTTCGTCGCCGCCCTGCCGCCCAAGGCGGCAGAGCAGTGA
- a CDS encoding acyl-CoA dehydrogenase family protein — protein MRRELFSSDHHAYREVVREFTTREVTPNLRRWDADRLIGRDVWCAAGERGVLGLGVPEEFGGAGQPDFRFRLVVVEELARAGAHALNSSFALQDDIVTPYVADLGTIEQKKRWLPGLAGGSLIGAIAMTEPDAGSDLRGVRTTAVRDGDQWVLNGQKTFITSGYNADFVIVVARTGPGTGSRDFSLVVVESGTPGFSRGRKLDKVGLHAQDTAELHFSDVRVPAANLLGTEGEGFVHLMERLPRERMSIAASAISSAQAVFDDTSRYCFERTAFGRPIGDFQNTRFTLAEIATELDVTRAYFDNAVLALNAGDLTAVDAAKAKWWATEVQKRVVDRCLQLHGGYGYMLEYPVARAFIDSRIQTIYGGTTEIMKEIIGRDIAAAHGGRPAAGAGDRARTA, from the coding sequence GTGCGACGTGAACTGTTCAGCTCGGACCACCACGCCTACCGCGAGGTCGTCCGCGAATTCACCACCCGCGAGGTCACGCCGAACCTGCGGCGCTGGGACGCCGACCGCCTCATCGGCCGCGACGTGTGGTGCGCCGCGGGTGAGCGAGGCGTCCTCGGCCTGGGCGTTCCGGAGGAGTTCGGTGGTGCCGGACAGCCGGACTTCCGGTTCCGGCTCGTGGTCGTCGAGGAACTGGCGCGTGCCGGGGCGCACGCGCTCAACTCGAGTTTCGCGCTGCAGGACGACATCGTCACGCCCTACGTGGCCGACCTCGGCACCATCGAGCAGAAGAAGCGCTGGCTCCCCGGCCTGGCCGGCGGGTCACTGATCGGCGCCATCGCCATGACCGAGCCGGACGCGGGCAGCGATTTGCGCGGCGTCCGGACCACCGCCGTGCGCGACGGCGACCAGTGGGTGCTCAACGGGCAGAAGACCTTCATCACGAGTGGCTACAACGCCGACTTCGTGATCGTCGTCGCCCGCACCGGCCCCGGCACCGGCTCCCGGGACTTCAGCCTGGTCGTCGTCGAGTCCGGGACCCCGGGGTTCAGCCGGGGCCGCAAGCTCGACAAGGTCGGGCTGCACGCCCAGGACACCGCCGAGCTGCACTTCAGCGACGTGCGGGTGCCGGCGGCCAACCTCCTCGGTACCGAGGGCGAGGGTTTCGTGCACCTGATGGAGCGCCTGCCCCGTGAGCGGATGTCGATCGCCGCGAGCGCGATCTCCAGTGCGCAGGCCGTGTTCGACGACACCAGCCGGTACTGCTTCGAGCGCACGGCTTTCGGCCGGCCGATCGGCGACTTCCAGAACACCCGCTTCACGCTCGCCGAGATCGCCACCGAACTCGACGTGACCCGCGCCTATTTCGACAACGCCGTGCTCGCGCTCAACGCCGGCGACCTGACCGCGGTCGACGCGGCCAAGGCGAAGTGGTGGGCCACCGAGGTGCAGAAGCGGGTCGTCGACCGGTGCCTGCAACTGCACGGCGGGTACGGCTACATGCTCGAGTACCCCGTCGCGCGCGCGTTCATCGACTCGCGCATCCAGACCATCTACGGGGGGACCACCGAAATCATGAAGGAGATCATCGGCCGCGACATCGCCGCGGCTCACGGCGGTCGACCGGCTGCCGGCGCGGGTGACCGGGCGAGGACCGCGTGA
- a CDS encoding class I adenylate-forming enzyme family protein — translation MFRFEDIPSWTTPVVLAEVAAAHPDRTFVTSEDGELTYGETAGLVAAVAAGFTERGLAPGDRVGVLLTNGIRWCACALAAHAAGLTVVPLNTWYHADELSAVAERANLRALITQDRLFGQDGRELVANVAAAGTPILTWNRGAAMPDGIPEVTVADPLAALRAAPTGESADALVLFTSGSTATPKAVRLTQAGVVRTAHAIGERQGVTGTDRLWFGSPLFFVYGCSNALPNALTHAATLCVQEKFDAAGALAFIERHRCTGYYGIGPITRALAAHPDLAVRDISSLRLGTANATPEDLRLAIEVLGVRDVCNAYGLTEGHGHTTITHHTDPPEVRTLSQGTALPTQELRIVVDGTPVGTGEPGEIQIRGLISPGYLDDGDRTAQGFTPDGWFRTGDLGALDADGRLTYLGRSHELMKVNGINVSPLEVERVLVEHEEVEQAFVFGLPTPEGDETVGCVLVSAVAHDELADRVRTWLRGRIAGYKVPGTMRVVTAAQLPLTATGKVSKRSMREQLSGSVT, via the coding sequence ATGTTCCGGTTCGAGGACATTCCATCTTGGACAACGCCGGTGGTCCTCGCCGAGGTGGCCGCCGCGCATCCCGACCGCACTTTCGTCACCTCCGAGGACGGTGAACTGACCTACGGGGAGACGGCCGGACTGGTCGCGGCCGTCGCCGCCGGCTTCACCGAACGCGGGCTCGCACCGGGTGATCGCGTCGGTGTCCTGCTGACCAACGGGATCCGCTGGTGCGCTTGCGCTCTCGCGGCGCACGCCGCCGGACTGACCGTCGTGCCACTCAACACGTGGTACCACGCCGACGAACTCTCCGCCGTGGCCGAGCGGGCGAACCTGCGCGCGCTCATCACCCAGGACCGGCTCTTCGGCCAGGACGGCCGGGAGCTCGTGGCGAACGTCGCCGCGGCGGGAACGCCGATCCTCACCTGGAACCGCGGCGCGGCCATGCCGGACGGGATCCCCGAGGTGACCGTGGCCGATCCGCTCGCCGCGCTCCGGGCCGCACCCACCGGCGAATCCGCCGACGCCCTTGTGCTGTTCACCAGCGGCAGCACGGCCACGCCGAAGGCCGTGCGCCTCACCCAGGCCGGCGTCGTGCGGACCGCGCACGCCATCGGCGAGCGGCAAGGCGTCACCGGGACCGACCGGCTTTGGTTCGGCTCACCCCTGTTCTTCGTGTACGGCTGCTCCAACGCCCTGCCGAACGCACTCACCCACGCCGCCACCCTGTGCGTGCAGGAGAAGTTCGACGCGGCGGGCGCACTGGCCTTCATCGAACGGCACCGGTGCACGGGCTATTACGGCATCGGCCCGATCACGCGGGCATTGGCCGCCCACCCCGATCTCGCCGTCCGCGACATCAGCTCTCTGCGCCTCGGCACCGCCAACGCCACGCCCGAAGACCTCCGCCTGGCGATCGAGGTCCTCGGCGTCCGCGACGTCTGCAACGCCTACGGCCTCACCGAAGGCCACGGCCACACCACGATCACCCACCACACCGACCCGCCCGAGGTCCGGACGCTCAGCCAGGGCACCGCGCTGCCGACGCAGGAGCTGCGCATCGTCGTCGACGGAACACCCGTGGGGACGGGTGAGCCCGGCGAGATCCAGATTCGCGGCCTGATCTCCCCCGGTTACCTGGACGACGGCGACCGCACCGCGCAGGGGTTCACCCCGGACGGCTGGTTCCGCACCGGTGACCTGGGCGCGCTCGACGCCGACGGCCGGCTCACCTACCTCGGCCGGAGCCACGAGCTCATGAAGGTCAACGGCATCAACGTTTCGCCGCTCGAGGTCGAACGCGTTCTCGTCGAGCACGAAGAGGTCGAGCAGGCGTTCGTCTTCGGGCTGCCCACTCCCGAGGGCGACGAGACCGTGGGCTGCGTGCTCGTGAGCGCCGTCGCGCACGACGAACTGGCCGACCGGGTCCGGACCTGGCTGCGCGGGCGGATCGCCGGCTACAAGGTTCCGGGCACCATGAGGGTGGTGACGGCCGCTCAGCTGCCCCTGACCGCCACCGGGAAGGTGTCGAAGCGGTCGATGCGGGAGCAGCTGAGCGGCTCGGTCACTTGA
- a CDS encoding LLM class flavin-dependent oxidoreductase has protein sequence MEFGLLYEWQMPQGISRADESASFLQMQEQIKFAESVGFKSIWSVEHHFLESFSHASAPEVLLSWAAANTTTMRIGHGVRLLPYPYNHPIRAAEQAATLDLLSQGRLEFGSGRSATAAELGGFGIDPAQTREMWRESLDLIIKAWTNHTVEHEGKYFKQVPRPMVPKPLQDPHPPLWMSCTSPESHEVAGALGLGLLSFTLALDFREVAHRIAKYRERIKTADPIGKFVNNQTAVFTMAHCAETNELARERAEKGVMQYQHDQIELLCSLLPEIKEGSSYDYYERFVGVDYDKFTYDHLERKEMILVGDPDRCIQLAKKYEEMGVDRLLLFVQYKDMPHEHTMDALRLFGEEVLPAFGQA, from the coding sequence GTGGAATTCGGACTCCTCTACGAATGGCAGATGCCCCAGGGGATCTCGCGGGCCGATGAATCGGCGTCGTTCTTGCAGATGCAGGAACAGATCAAGTTCGCCGAGTCGGTCGGCTTCAAGTCGATCTGGTCCGTCGAGCACCACTTCCTCGAGTCGTTCTCCCACGCGTCCGCGCCCGAGGTCCTGCTGAGCTGGGCGGCGGCGAACACCACGACGATGCGCATCGGCCACGGCGTGCGCCTGCTGCCTTACCCGTACAACCACCCGATCCGGGCGGCCGAGCAGGCCGCGACGCTCGACCTGCTTTCGCAGGGCCGACTCGAGTTCGGCAGCGGCCGGTCGGCCACCGCGGCCGAGCTCGGCGGGTTCGGGATCGACCCGGCCCAGACCCGCGAGATGTGGCGCGAGTCCCTCGACCTCATCATCAAGGCATGGACCAACCACACCGTGGAGCACGAGGGCAAGTACTTCAAGCAGGTGCCGCGGCCGATGGTGCCCAAGCCGCTGCAGGACCCGCACCCGCCGTTGTGGATGTCCTGCACCAGCCCCGAATCCCACGAGGTGGCCGGCGCGCTGGGCCTGGGCCTGCTGTCCTTCACCCTCGCCTTGGACTTCCGGGAGGTCGCCCACCGCATCGCCAAGTACCGCGAGCGGATCAAGACCGCCGACCCGATCGGCAAGTTCGTCAACAACCAGACCGCCGTTTTCACGATGGCGCACTGCGCGGAGACGAACGAGCTGGCGCGGGAGCGGGCCGAAAAGGGTGTGATGCAGTACCAGCACGACCAGATCGAGCTGCTCTGCTCGCTGCTACCGGAGATCAAGGAAGGCAGCTCGTACGACTACTACGAGCGCTTCGTCGGGGTGGACTACGACAAGTTCACCTACGACCACCTGGAGCGCAAGGAGATGATCCTCGTCGGCGACCCGGACCGGTGCATCCAGCTGGCGAAGAAGTACGAGGAGATGGGCGTCGACCGGCTGCTGCTTTTCGTCCAGTACAAGGATATGCCGCACGAGCACACGATGGACGCCTTGCGCCTCTTCGGTGAGGAAGTGCTGCCGGCGTTCGGCCAAGCGTAG
- a CDS encoding FAD-dependent oxidoreductase, with the protein MTAGTRPRRVAVVGAGPAGLFAADALASQSDVDVDVVERLPTPYGLVRYGVAPDHPTIKSVVHTLQRVLDHERIRFIGGIEVGRDILRADLLECYDAVVYTTGAAIDRRLGIPGEDLPGSVSATEFVSWYNGHPDFERGLPLDAESVAVIGAGNVALDVGRILVRPREHLARTDVPASVLARWNENRTLDVHVIGRRGPEHAKFSSKELRELGLIAEVDRVVRPADLVGAHEPTADRRTRANLDLLREWSAGVPRPSARKVRFRFFRTPVEIIGRTRVEAVRLERLTVDGSGATAGTGEFETIPVQLVVRAVGYRSAALPGLPFDAAGGVIPHNGGRIVDGAGVPLPGEYVAGWAKRGATGVIGTNKSDARETVSALLDDLATTAAKRPAGQRIEDVLAAGPARWIDHEGWRRIDREELGRGAREGRARSKIPDWATLTDIALRATAERFPD; encoded by the coding sequence GTGACCGCCGGTACCCGGCCGCGCCGCGTGGCGGTCGTCGGCGCCGGGCCGGCCGGTCTCTTCGCCGCCGACGCACTGGCGAGCCAGTCCGACGTCGACGTCGACGTGGTCGAGCGGTTGCCGACGCCCTACGGGCTGGTCCGCTACGGGGTCGCACCCGACCACCCCACCATCAAATCGGTGGTCCACACGCTCCAGCGCGTCTTGGACCACGAACGGATCCGGTTCATCGGCGGGATCGAGGTCGGCCGGGACATCCTTCGCGCGGACCTGCTCGAGTGCTACGACGCCGTGGTCTACACGACCGGCGCCGCGATCGACCGGCGCCTGGGCATCCCGGGCGAGGACCTGCCCGGGAGCGTCTCCGCCACGGAGTTCGTGTCCTGGTACAACGGCCATCCCGACTTCGAGCGCGGACTCCCGCTCGACGCCGAATCGGTGGCCGTGATCGGCGCCGGGAACGTCGCGCTCGACGTCGGCCGCATCCTGGTCCGGCCACGTGAACACCTCGCCCGCACCGACGTCCCGGCGTCCGTGCTCGCGCGGTGGAACGAAAACCGGACCCTGGACGTGCACGTCATCGGCCGCCGCGGCCCGGAGCACGCGAAGTTCTCCAGCAAGGAACTGCGTGAGCTCGGCCTGATCGCCGAAGTCGATCGTGTCGTGCGCCCGGCCGATCTGGTCGGCGCGCACGAGCCGACCGCCGACCGCCGAACCCGGGCCAACCTCGACCTCCTGCGGGAGTGGAGCGCCGGGGTACCGCGGCCGTCCGCGCGCAAGGTGCGGTTCCGGTTCTTCCGGACCCCGGTCGAAATCATCGGTCGCACGCGCGTCGAAGCCGTGCGCCTGGAACGGCTCACCGTCGACGGGTCAGGAGCCACCGCGGGAACGGGCGAATTCGAGACGATCCCGGTGCAGCTGGTCGTGCGGGCCGTCGGCTACCGCAGCGCCGCGCTCCCGGGGCTCCCCTTCGACGCCGCCGGCGGCGTGATCCCCCACAACGGCGGCCGAATCGTCGACGGCGCGGGTGTGCCGCTCCCGGGTGAGTACGTCGCCGGCTGGGCGAAGCGGGGCGCGACCGGCGTGATCGGCACCAACAAGTCCGACGCTCGCGAGACAGTCTCGGCGCTGCTCGACGACCTGGCCACCACCGCGGCGAAACGCCCGGCCGGGCAGCGGATCGAGGACGTGCTCGCGGCCGGACCGGCGCGGTGGATCGACCACGAAGGCTGGCGGCGCATCGACCGCGAGGAGCTCGGCCGCGGGGCACGCGAAGGCCGCGCTCGCAGCAAGATCCCCGATTGGGCCACGCTCACCGACATCGCACTGCGGGCAACCGCCGAACGGTTCCCCGACTGA
- a CDS encoding class I adenylate-forming enzyme family protein, protein MFNIANMPEMFAARNTTQPALIDPVSGVTRTYGALADRTDRLAGALFDELGVGRGGRIAALSRNSIELVELYIATARVGAMLFPLNWRFSATQVAEALLDAAPDVVFYEAEFADVVAEIRTRVDTVWVEWSTGKDSAYEELLVRVQPRIAEVRRRLPDSKSLLFEPYLAISTGGTSGIPKSAVHSQYSYGACTIDYLAATRVAEDDTYLMLGQLFHVVGYMAFAYLLRGRPVVVANFQSDGMLELIRQERVSAFMAIGAMLPRLVAEAEKDGNPPTTVRILEYGGAPMGADTIRKAGELFKADLMQTWGMTEFGPGTYLGPDAHRRALSGEKPELFRSCGDSALLSTLAVLDLETGRPVPRDGKTMGELCHRGPNNMIGYWNKPEETAGLVRGGWIHTGDGVTWDEEGFCYIVDRLKSMIISGGENIFPSEVERCLGDHPEITEAAVIGAPDEEWGEVVKAFVVRAPGSSLTEDEVGRYVGENLASYKKPRVVEFKDALPMTPTGKVNRKLLK, encoded by the coding sequence ATGTTCAACATCGCAAACATGCCGGAGATGTTCGCGGCGCGAAACACGACGCAGCCGGCGCTGATCGACCCGGTTTCGGGCGTCACGCGCACGTACGGCGCGCTCGCCGATCGGACCGACCGGCTCGCCGGTGCGCTCTTCGACGAACTCGGGGTCGGGCGGGGCGGCCGCATCGCGGCGTTGTCGCGCAACTCGATCGAACTCGTCGAGCTGTACATCGCGACCGCGCGCGTCGGGGCGATGCTCTTCCCGCTCAACTGGCGGTTTTCGGCCACGCAGGTCGCCGAAGCGCTGCTCGACGCGGCGCCGGACGTGGTCTTCTACGAGGCGGAGTTCGCGGACGTCGTCGCCGAGATCCGGACCCGGGTGGACACGGTCTGGGTCGAGTGGTCCACGGGGAAGGACAGCGCGTACGAAGAGCTGCTGGTGCGGGTGCAACCGCGGATCGCCGAGGTGCGGCGGCGCCTGCCGGACTCGAAGTCGCTGCTGTTCGAACCGTACCTCGCGATCTCGACCGGGGGGACGAGCGGCATCCCGAAGAGCGCCGTGCACTCGCAGTACAGCTACGGCGCGTGCACCATCGACTACCTGGCCGCCACCCGGGTCGCCGAGGACGACACCTACCTGATGCTGGGGCAGCTCTTCCACGTGGTCGGGTACATGGCGTTCGCATACCTGCTGCGCGGGCGGCCCGTGGTGGTGGCGAACTTCCAGTCCGACGGGATGCTCGAGCTGATCCGCCAGGAGAGGGTCAGCGCCTTCATGGCGATCGGCGCGATGCTGCCGCGGCTCGTGGCCGAGGCGGAGAAGGACGGCAACCCGCCGACCACCGTCCGGATCCTCGAGTACGGCGGCGCGCCCATGGGCGCCGACACCATCCGCAAGGCCGGTGAGCTGTTCAAGGCCGACCTCATGCAGACGTGGGGGATGACCGAGTTCGGGCCCGGAACCTACCTGGGGCCCGACGCGCACCGCCGGGCGCTGTCGGGGGAGAAACCCGAGCTGTTCCGCTCGTGCGGCGACTCCGCGCTGCTGTCCACCCTGGCCGTGCTCGACCTGGAGACCGGCCGGCCCGTTCCGCGCGACGGCAAGACCATGGGTGAACTCTGCCACCGCGGCCCCAACAACATGATCGGCTACTGGAACAAGCCTGAGGAGACCGCGGGCCTGGTGCGCGGCGGCTGGATCCACACCGGTGACGGCGTGACCTGGGACGAAGAAGGCTTCTGCTACATCGTCGACCGGCTGAAAAGCATGATCATCTCCGGTGGCGAGAACATCTTCCCCAGCGAGGTCGAGCGGTGCCTCGGTGACCACCCGGAGATCACGGAGGCCGCCGTGATCGGCGCGCCGGACGAGGAGTGGGGTGAGGTCGTGAAGGCGTTCGTCGTCCGCGCGCCCGGTTCCTCGCTCACCGAGGACGAGGTCGGCCGCTACGTCGGCGAGAACCTGGCTTCGTACAAGAAGCCGCGTGTCGTCGAGTTCAAGGACGCGTTGCCGATGACCCCGACCGGCAAGGTCAACCGCAAGCTCCTCAAGTGA